Within the Medicago truncatula cultivar Jemalong A17 chromosome 4, MtrunA17r5.0-ANR, whole genome shotgun sequence genome, the region TGGTCTGCGTAGCGAAGGTCGGATGCAGCTGGGAAATCATgctaaagataaaaaaatcatacaaacaaTGAAACTGTGCAAGAATTATTGCAATGGGGAGGAATGTCCATATGGAGATAACTGTATATTCCTTCATGAAGATCCTGCACAGTTTAGGGATGATTCCTTGAAATTGAGAGAGTGCTCCGCAATAACCATTGAAACTAATAATTTGGAAGGCAGCAGGGCTTTGAACAAGCAAGCAAGGAGCACTTATCGGAAGACTAAGCTGTGTCGCAATTGGAAGCATACAGGATATTGTTCCTTTGGAATGAACTGTCTCTTTGCTCATGGTGAAGAAGGTAACAATAACTCATTTTGCTTATTGGTTTTGGTTTTATCATATAATTCTATtgctttattttgtttaattatataaaatatgtttttttatttattttttagatgttGTTCAGAATGTCATTTTCTGTGATATAATGTGCAAATGGAAGAACGTGCGTTGAGTTTTGTGGGGAAGTCGCAACTCGGCTTCAAATTAGAGTGTTTGATTAATGGTTTATGTGTGTCATTTTGTTGTTTGTATTGTGCATGATGTTTCATGTTTGGTTTGACATAAACTTGCTCCTCCTACTTGTTGTCCCTTTGCCTTGTCTTGCATAAATGTACCTTCCTAAGGTTCTGAATGATTCCATCATTGTTTAATGATCACATTATCTCCTTGTTATCAAATTTCTGCCATAAATGGGCTGTGGCATGGCGGACTTTGTGCTAGTGGCCATAGTCTATACCATGACTATTATACCCGGCTTGTTTCCACCATATGCCGCAGCTCCATGTTTATAAGCCATATTTTTCGCCAGCTGCGATAATCCGCCTTTTGCTTATGATAACTTTGCTCTAGCTGAGGTTTACATTGTGTTGTTAATTGCAGTTTGCGGAATAATGTGGTTAGTTCCAAATATGTTCTGTAATAGTGCTATAGCCgctatttcacaatattttgtactaaataaaGTTTGGTGGGGGcaatagtgatttgttcaaatcccgctatttaacaacacttaCATAATACTTGAATGAAATTCTGAATTTTTCCGTCAACCACATTGTCAGgaatttttatatgatttttttttttttgagagaaggaaTTTTTATATGATAGAAATGTCTaagttttcataaattaaaatagcTAATCCACTCATTCTAATGGATCATTACTATTGTATTGTGTTGgaagttaaaagaaaaaaatccacTGTTTTACATTTGTTAAGATACTAGAATTTGTTGTAGTTTAGAGTAATTTGTGATTCTTAATaaccagctataagctattgTATTATGTTCATCTTTTCCAAGCTTGTTTCTTCTTAAAGTTTCTGTTGATAATTGCCTATTAATTTGATGTCTGACTCAACAATAATTTTGAGGTACATTGTTCATTTGCAAAGTTTTAAATTGTGACCATGCCGCGATCCTTAATATTGGGGTCAAATATGGTTAATGCAGCTGCATTTGTGTGTGAATGTATGATAACTTATATTTGCATCTGTACGTCTCAGCCACAGTCATGGTCGCAGaccttatatttaaaaaaatcttgttcGCTTGTGTGTAAAATATATGATAACTTATATTTGCATATTGTGAGCAAAAAGTACAAGATGATTATAACAAATGAAACTGTTTGGTTTCCATGTATATTGTTCTGACTCCTGAAGTATTGGTTGTCTTGCAAATCAGAGTTACAAGTTCCTGGTGGAGCCATTCAAGCTGAAGCTGCAGTTACCATAGAAAATTCAACAAACGCTGCCACCTCCCCTGCAAGTCTACTTGTGGAAAAGGAAGAAGAGCATGTTAGGAAGAAACGTATACTTGGGTTGAAATTCAGCCAGATCAATCGTATTTACGGTGATTGGATTGATGATTGAACTACTCTTGTTGTGCTCGTGGAAACACACCTCATTTGGATAAGCATTCTTCTGCGTTAACAAAGAATTTTGGAAACAGGGTCAATTCATAGATTTATCTATTAttgctttttcttgtttttttcttttgtactgTTAATTAATTGGTACAGTTTTATGGTTGGACACATCCACAGTTGTCTGCAGATGAGATGTGTACTCAACATGGGTGCGGCATTTTTCCCTATATGATGATAACCAGAGAACCAAACTGTATTTTATTCATAGTAAGATTTATGAAAGCTTCTCAATTGAGTTCTAGACTCATAAATTATCTTATTAATAATATGAGTTATATGTGTGCTAGAAGATTTGGAATTTAGAAGTTCCATAGAGAGTTATGTGTGCTTCACCTTCCATATGATGGCAGGTTGCTAACCAACTATAAAAAAGACCACTAAAACTATGATGAgaaatgactatttttttttttttttttttttttgaggcgTGATTAGAAAATGACTATTGACTAATAGTACGAGGAGAAATGAAATCCTATGTGAATCAACAAAGACCCTTGTCACCCTTCCGGACAAACAACACGAGATCTAATCTAACATACCATTTCACTAAGACATTGAATAAATCATAGATATAACGAAAACAAGATTATATATAACCACTCTAATCAAGAGTTTACAATAGAATCACAATTAACTACACCTAATCCCAACACAGAAAAAATTAGCTACTCATGCTCATGACATGTTTACAATAGAGATGAGTAGGAGATGAATTTGCTCCCGAAGTTGGTAGATCAAGCCTTGATGCTCCTCCACCTTGTGTGCTCGTTCTCCTTGGCTCTTCCTATGTAAATCTCTCTTTTAAATTGTAAAGAATGCCCATTTTTGTGATATGAATTGTCTTTTATAGTTGGCCGGAAAGTGAAGATCCCCTAAACAAATTGAGGCCCGCATAGCGAATTAATATTGCTTCAGAGTGAATTAAGTGTCAGCACGAGGTCACTAAAACCACCAAGATTCGTTAAGTGAAGTGGTGTGCTTACTTTGCGAATTTGCTCTTCCTCCAATCTCTAACTTTGATTCACTAAGCATTTCAGTGGGTCGCTTAACAAATTGGTTTGCCatgtttttctttccattttcacCGTGTTGATTCGCTGAGCTATTTGTTAGCTCATTTAGCGAATTACCCAAGCATCatgttctttgttttttatCCTCTTtgaattctttgatttttcaaaCTACAAATCAAATGGAAATAGATCAAAGTCACAATGATTGTGTCTAAAACCTAACTATCAGATATTTACAATGATtaattgaagaaatttgataaGTTTTCTTGCCAGACAAGTTAATAAgtgtaataaaaatatatttgattttaggtAAATTTGACACTTATCATAGACCTATTTTATGTCTCCACATGACGTGCATGGCAAATGTTTGCATGGCGATGAACACTTAAGTTATTTGATGAAGCTTGCGGTCTTGTTGATCATTACTCTCCATAATTATATCTCCTGTAAGTAAATGATATGCAACATTTAATAGATATAAATCACCACCTGCGATACAACAATATTATAGCATGAGAGCGCAAAAGTTATGGTGAGAATAGTTTATGGCTAGCTTAACCCATTTGAAAACCAcgtgagaaaataaaaatgcatccTCACTCACGTCTATGAAGAGAGATGATAAGGACCAAGATTTTCTGTAGGATCGGGTTAAACCCAAAACTCCAACCGCATATGAGACTCCGATTTTAAGGGAGGTAAATAACCACATGTTACATTATTGGATTGGTTTCGACAAATCCACTGATTTCTGCATTCAGTTGGGTTGGGTGTTGAATTGCCCAaattgtttttaagttttttttttgtcaatgtttttcaataaaattatttaacgaCTTTTGTGAGACTCTTGACCTGAGAGAATAGACTCACGTATTCAACTGTCCCTAATTCGATTGATCCGTCATTTAACTTTCTGAGCATGGTTTTAGGTTGTTTTTGACTAACAACTTAGATTATTTTTATGTGTAAACAATGATCCACTATATCACGTTAATCATTTATCTCAACTGAGAGATAAAAGGAGTTCCACATTTAAGGAGTGTTACATAGGGGAGAAATTCCTCATTCTAAATgttcttaaatattttgttataacaCGAGTTTTGTTGAAGTGGTGCATGTAATGTTCACGAATGATCGGAGAGagtgattaaaaaaaacataattctcTATAGGCACCTGTTTTAATGATACCATGATAACATAATCAgtttaacaaagtattaaatatGGTAAGGATTCTCCATTATAGTCTATAGGTGCTCTAAACCATTGCggttttaaaaaatttggagGTCATGTTCACATCTTAAAAATTGAGTTCCAAATAAAAACAAGTGTTGTTAGACCttagaaattattttaaaatgttagaGTTTTAGCAAATGAAACACAAAAACCCCAAAAGGCGGTGGATCTCGGgttatgcattttttatttacattatcCAAATTTTCTGTCATATTTTCGCAACACGTCTGACATAGTCGTAAGGGTAGCTAACTATCGCATGTAGCAATGCAGTTAATTGTCGTTACACCCCAACAATACTTAACTTTTGTTTGATCccaagatttttttgtttattttgaaattttataccATTTAATGCTTGAACTAATtattaatagtattttttgttattattggtTTTTATTGATAGTTATGgttgataattatgttgattcaAATCCAAGTAAAGTCGATTCTTCCGTCAAGTTGAAATCGTTTAAGGTTGAAGCGCTCGGTTGACGCTAAACCAAATATTGATGAAGGTTTTGTTCGTGTGAAACCTTCACTTGTTGATTCTGTTGTGTCCCAACTTGGTGATAGTGAAGTAGATATGACGCCTTTTTTCCCACCAAGGTCTGTTTGGGAAACCcaaaaaaaagagcttttagcttttagcttatagcttataagctcgtttgacaaaaaaagctctgtttggtaatactttttcaccatgagcttatagcttatttcacgagcttataagctatttttcagaagctattccaagtagcgtttgagcttatagcttatagcttctcactttttcttccaattttacccttattatttcatttaaattgtatttttatccattataatttttataataagctacgtaataaatactactatccctttattccaatttttgtatatatatcagctgacctttttttttttttgaaaaaatatataccttcgttttgtTTTTAcggaacaaaatactattattctattagtgttactttttttttttttgaggtaagtgttattttctttattctctgtcattagtattactctattagtgctaccatttttttgtttttgaggtaaatgttattttctttataaagtagaaacacttaaatgataataaatataagataaaattttagtgaataaaattaatttaatttataatacataggatatattaaattaataaatttaaagtatttttaaaaaaaaaattagtttacaaaattacaaatacttaaattaatgatataatttttattatgaattaagaataccctttatgtcattttacatttattagctagttgaaccgctatttttaccaaacacttcagttagcttatcagctaaaagctatcagctagtttatcagctaaaagctatcagctaacttatcagttatccgctatttttaccaaacagagcccaAATATACTTGGAAATCATCAAACGCAAACTTCCTAAACCCAAAGGTGATGGATCTTTGGTGAAAGAGCATAAAAATTTAGAGAAAGTTGCTTTTTAAGCCACATAAATTGCTCTCTCGCACCCCAAATTGATCATTCTATCTCCAACGATAGTTAACTATCGTTCGTTGCCCAGTGGCaattaattgttattttcaCTTTCCCAATGGCAGTTAACTTCCTTTTCTAGGAAATGACATATACCAGGTAAGCCTACTTCCACCTCACTATTCCTCTACCATCTTTTTCCCTCTACCATCCAAAACCCCAAAAGtaaagaaaacttttttttgcaTATTCTTTGTCTTAAATCATTCAAGAAGGACTGTTAGAAGGTTTCCACAATTATTTGACGTCAAGCAACAGAAAATGCATCTTTTAACCCGTTTACATTATCCAAATTTTTTGCCATATTTTTGCAACTCGTCTAACATAGTCGTAAAGGTAGTTAACTATTGCATGTGCCAGCAACAGTTAATTGTTGTTATCACCCCAACGACACTTAACTTTTGTTTGATcccaagatttttttatttattttgaaattttgtacCATTTAATGCTTGatctaattattaataatattttttgttattattttttttatagttatggttgataattatgttaattcaaATCCACGTAAAGTCGATTCTTCCGTAAAGTTGAAATCATTTAAGGTTGAAGCCCCCGATTGATGCAAAACCAAATAGTGATGAAGGTTTTGTTCATGTGAAACCTTCAATTGTTAATTCTAGTGTGTCCCAACTTGGTGATAGTGAAGTAGATATGGTGCCTTTTCCCACCAAATATACTTGGAAAGTCAACGGTGACATTATTAATTGGGTTCAACGGCAAGAAAGTAGGGAGGGATTTACTATTGTTACAGAAAAACCCAATTTAAAGAAACCAATGTTATAGTTATCTTGTTAAAGGAGCGGTGAATACAAAGCACCCAAGAAGAAAGTGGAGCGTGAAGGCACGAGCTCAAGAAAATATGGGTGTCTGTTAAGGTTGCGTAGATATGTAAATAGGAAAACAAAGGAATGATGGTTGGTTGTTCTTAATGAGTTCAGAACCATAAGATGGTGTGAAAGTTAGAAATGGCACCTTCTTGCGTGTATATTAAGAAGAAAAGACAAGAAGCTTGTTGTTGACTTAACCAAGAGGCAAGAGTTTGGTGTAGCCAAAGAATATTCTAATGAACTTGaagggaaaaagaaaagtaTTCTTGGCGAATATAAATCAAGTGTACAATGCACGTCAAAGAATCAAAAAGTCAAGCAGAAACGACAAGTGAGAGATGCAAAATTTGGTCACAAAGTTGAAGGAGCACAAATATCTTCATTTCGCCTAAACAGGAGCACAAATATGTTCATTTCACCTAAACAAAATGTGAGGCTACTATTGTTCAAGACATAATTTGGGCTCATCTTGAatatattaagttgtttaacattTTTCCGACTATTTTGATCATGCACTCCACCTATAAAACCAACTTGTAAAATTTGTCTTGTTTAAGATAGTTGGGTCACCTCAACTAAGACATATTATGTTGCTTTTGCATTTCTGACAtccggaaagaaaaaaaaaatagaacttcACTTTGGTTATATAGATGTTGCTTGATCTTCTGAACTCCAATGTGTACCAACCATTTTCCCTAAAACTATTGCATTACTTTGTCATTTTCATGTTGGAAAAAATGCTAGAGTTAAATGCATCACAAATTTCATGTTtggattgaattattttttagcttatgcaAAGTaacttatacaaataaataagtttattaaaatacaattttcattaatgataacttatgaatttacataaaaattaaGTAAATCCAAATGGAATAATACAATTTCCCTACCAATTAAGTTAGGCTATCGTACGAAAAAAAAGTTAGGCTTTCGtacaaaaacaaacatacaCGCTCAAACAATAACTTTAAACCTAAAACAACTGTGGGTTATCAgcggacaaaaaaaaaaacacaacaactgCGGGGTTACTTTGACACGGTCACTTTGTTTGATTTGATAGCGACTCCCTAGGGTTTTGACTTGGTGGTCCAACTTAAAACAACCTCAAACCTTGCAACTGATAGTGGTCTCATTATATTCCTCTCTTTTCTCTCTACTTAAAACCGACCAGCGATCAACCTGAATAAAATAATCAAGGTTTTCTCATCTAGGTCTTCTAAATTTCTTATTAGAATCTCTTTATCCGCCTCAAAATTAGGTATATCTTTCAACAGCATAGTTTTCTTTCAGGTTGAAAACTATTTTGAACTTATTGAATCAGTTCTAAAATTTCTCTGATTGTTGATCTGATTAATCAAcattaatcaaatcaaaaaagaCTCCAACTTTCACTTGATTTGATCTAAATCGTTTTCCTTTACAACCATGAATTTTCCAGACGATATTCCAACCTGTAGGATGTCACCACCGCAGTTTGCTTCATCCAACAACGATATCATTGAAGTGAGGCCTCAAATCCCAATGCAAAACGATCACTTTGAGCCACATTCCTTCAAGAGGGCAAGAATTGCTGATAACAATCCCCCTCCTAGTGGATTGATGTGCCCTCCTTCAAGGATGATTCAGCCTCCACCAAACCGAGGAACAAGCAGCATTTTTTTCAAGACCCGAATCTGCACTAAGTTCAGGTTTGGTACTTGTAGAAACGGTGAAAATTGCAACTACGCTCACGGGGCTGATGAGATAAGGCAGCCACCGCGGAATTGGCAGGAGCTGGTTGATCCTCGCAACGAGGAACGACATCAGGTGGAGACAAGGCAGCAACCACCAAATTGGGATGAAGATCAAAAAATCATTCACAAGATGAAGCTGTGTAAGAAGTATTACATTGGTGAGGAATGTCCTTATGGTGATAAGTGTAGCTTTCTTCATGAGGATCCTGCTAGGTTTAGGGATGCTTCTTGGAAAACAAGAGAGTGTTCTGCAATAAGCGTTGGAAATATTGGTTCTCCAAAGTCTTTTGGGTATGGTTCTAACAATTTGGAAGGCATTAGGGCTGTGAACAAGCCAGCAAGGAGTGCTTATTGGAAGACTAAGCTGTGTCAATGGCAGCATACAGGGAGCTGTCCCTTTGGGGAGACCTGTGACTTTGCTCATGGAGAAGCAGGTAATGTTAACTCATCTGTTTGTTAATTTCCATTCTCCCTATTTTGATTAATGGTTTTGATTTTAACTTTATCATATAATTCTACTGTTTTTGTGTTCTTCTATGATGATTATGTAGAAGGTTATTTTCTCTGATGTATGATGTACAAATTACTGTGTTTGAATGTGCCACTTTCGTTGTTGTGTATGATATTTTCATGGTTGGTTTGACATAAACTTGTCCCTCCTATTTGTTGTCCCTAGCCTTGTCTTCGCAGAAAGTGCCTTCCTATAGTAGTTAATCAAGTTAAACCAAAAATGATTTCACTCTTGTTTATAGGCAAAGCAGGTTCTGAATGGGCATTTGGTATTTTGATCATAATCAAGATATTCTTTCAGTTTAGAAGTAATGGAAAACTTGTTTGTACGATCAGTGGTTACTTTATCTTAGTGTTGTCAAATTCATGGCCGATTTTGTTCCAGCCACGATAGGCTGCAATGGCTATTATATCTGGCTTGTTTCCACCATAGGCTGCAATACCATGTTTATATACCAGATTTTTGGCTAGCTGCTGTAATCCACCTTCCACTTATGATAATGCTGCCCCATTGGAGGTATACACAGTGTTGTCAATTGTGGATCACAGAAAATTGTGCTTTGTTCAAATTTCCCTATGCAACAGTGTTATAGCTGCTATTTCATATTATGTTGTCCTAAAAAGCATATCATTGGACAAAAGCAATTTTTTCAAATTCCTATATGCAATAGCCCCGCTATAGTCGCTATTTGACATCACTTACATAATACTTGAATGAAATTCTGCTTTTTCCCATCAACCCCATTGTCAGGAATTTTTATTTGCTAGAGATGACTAGattttcataaatttaaatattcaatCATCTCCATATTCTAGTGGATGATTACTATTGTATGgtgtcaaaaattaaaattattttccacAGCTTTACATTTGTTGATTGACTGGAACTTTTAGATGTTTGGAATAATTTGTGAAAGATTTCCTTCTTGTAATCAATCACAGCTTTACATTTGTTGATTGACTGGAACTTTAAGATGTTATTAGGAATAACTTGTGAAAGATTTCCTTCTTGTGATCGACTATGCAGCATGGTAGTACAAATTGAAATCATACTCTTACTGTACTTGTGGTAACGTACCAAGTATGTACcaaaattacttttgaattATAAACGCTAGATACTCCACTAGGATAGTTTTACGATATGTACACGTggtacaataaataaataaaaatatgtttgtcgtttagtaaataaaaaaatttattttcttattcagTTTTGATATGTGATCTAGTGAACTAAGAAAGatgtttctttgtatattttatgttatatgtcatgcttatttttggtttctatCTTCTATACAAGCTTGTCCTTCTATAAATCTGTCATGTTCTATCTTCTCGTACCTGATACTCGTACTTGGTACCCTATAACCTTGTCCATGCAACATAGGTGTCCAGTAATTC harbors:
- the LOC11444426 gene encoding zinc finger CCCH domain-containing protein 39 — protein: MNFPDDIPTCRMSPPQFASSNNDIIEVRPQIPMQNDHFEPHSFKRARIADNNPPPSGLMCPPSRMIQPPPNRGTSSIFFKTRICTKFRFGTCRNGENCNYAHGADEIRQPPRNWQELVDPRNEERHQVETRQQPPNWDEDQKIIHKMKLCKKYYIGEECPYGDKCSFLHEDPARFRDASWKTRECSAISVGNIGSPKSFGYGSNNLEGIRAVNKPARSAYWKTKLCQWQHTGSCPFGETCDFAHGEAELQAPGMGIEAEAAVAIVNSTKSIIPTSPKASTGIANDSTTTFTASLLMTKDEEQDKKKHLLRLKLGKKINGIYGDWIDD
- the LOC11440260 gene encoding zinc finger CCCH domain-containing protein 39 encodes the protein MAFPDDIPTSKMSPPQFASLSNNDFKREGTSPSNALICPPPRMTLPQSNKSDHIFYKTRICTKFRFGTCRNGQNCNFAHGAEELRQPPPHWQKLVGLRSEGRMQLGNHAKDKKIIQTMKLCKNYCNGEECPYGDNCIFLHEDPAQFRDDSLKLRECSAITIETNNLEGSRALNKQARSTYRKTKLCRNWKHTGYCSFGMNCLFAHGEEELQVPGGAIQAEAAVTIENSTNAATSPASLLVEKEEEHVRKKRILGLKFSQINRIYGDWIDD